Genomic DNA from Setaria italica strain Yugu1 chromosome V, Setaria_italica_v2.0, whole genome shotgun sequence:
TTGAGTTCTACAAGGATATTCCCAGGAACATGGAGGTCGGAACTGACATTCTTCGACTTCTAATGTGTTGTCTTGCAACAACAGATAATGCTGTTGAAGCTGTCTGTTCTATCAGAGATGATTTGATTAAGGGCATGAAGCATCCAGAGGAATACTGCTACATGGAAGCTCTACGGAGCTTTTGCATCTCAGGAAAGCTAGATGAGGCATGGAAAGTCTTTCAGCATATGAAGAGCAAGTCAATGGCTAGTTCATCTGCATTTGAGAACCTCCTGAGAGGGCTCTGCAAAGCAGGAAAAATGGCTGAAGCTCTGCAGATCGTAGAATACATGAAAGGTACATTAGGTATAAACAGTACAACATTTGCTTTCCTCATCAATGGCTACCTGAGGAAAGGGGAGCATACCAAGGCACTTGATTTGCTGCAGGTAATGAGAGAACATGGATGTGTTCCATTGGTATCATCTTATACTCAGCTCATGCAACACCTATTTTCAATCGATCAGTACGAAGAAGCATGTGGACTGTTTGAAGAGATGCTGAAAAATGGTGTCGAACCAGATATTGTTACATTAACAGCATTGATTGGTGGGCACGTTCGTAGCGGTCATATTTCTGAAGCATGGGATGCCTTCAGGAATATCAATAAGAGTGGTCAGAAACCCACATTGAAAGCCTATACAGTGTTCATCCAAGAGCTCTGCAAGGCCTCCAGACCCCTTGAAGCTGTAGAACTTCTGAAGGAAATGCTGGAATCTGATTTCAGACCTTCAGATGGAACATTCTGCCGGATAATTTCTGCTTTACGTGACAAATTCTATTTGGAAGAGGGACGTAATGTTGAGAGGATGTGGGCATCTTTTAATTTGCAAAGCCCTAGTGATGGTCTACAATTCAAACCATTGGATGGCATGGACACTGTTGATAAGTTTGGGGGGGTACGCAAGTCTAATCCAAAAGAGAAAGAGCTGGGACTGGAGTTCATGGGCTATTCTTCGGATCAAAATGGCAAGCTCTCCAGTTTTTCTGATGACACAcataaaaaagaacaagaacaggACTACAGTGATGGAGATGTCGAAGAAATATGTCAAATTCTGTCATCTTCTGATGATTGGGGCTCAATGCAACAGGCACTGGAGATGAGATCAGTCCATTTCAGTCCTAACCTTGTTGATGCCATTTTGAAGCGTTGCAAAAGGAACAGTTGTGCTGCTTTGCAATTTTTCTCATGGGTTGGGAAACGATCTTACTACATGCCAACAACAAAAACATACACTACAGCTATGAAACTTGCTGGCTCTGCAAAAGATTTCAAGCACATGCGGTATCTTTACAGAGAAATGTTAAGGACTGGATGCTTCCCAACTGTGGATACATGGAATGTCATGGTCTGTCAGTATGGCAATGCTGGTTTGTCTGAAAAGGCCCTGAAGACATTCCATGAAATGAAGCAGCATGGGTTTGTTCCTGACAAAACTACTTACCAACACTTGATAATGTACCTCACCTGCAGTAAAGGGCGGAAAGTTGATGTGGCAGCCATAATCTTCAAAGAAATGTGTCATGCAGGCCATATACCTGATAATGATATAGTTTTCAAGTATCTTTCGGCTCTATGTGAGTGCAGGAAAATAGTTGACGCAAGAAGCTCAGTAGTATCCTTATGTGGACGAGGCTTGTCTGTGCAGGTTGGGTACTCTATATTTCTTAGATCATTGTGCAGGGCTGATAGAATGGAGGAAGCTCTCAGTTTGTTCGATTGTATTGAGAAACATGGTTGCTCCAGGGACCAGTACATGTACGGGAGTCTCATCCATGCATTGCTAAGGAGGGATCAATTTGAAGATGCTGTTGCCAAGCTTACAGAAATGAAGGAAGCAGGGATACCTCAAAGCACCCATATGTATACCTCGTTCATTGTTTATTACTTTCATAAGAGAGATGTTGTCAAGGCTTTGGATGTGCTTAAGGAGATGAAAGAAAATGGATGTGAGCCCACAGTTGTTACACACTCTGCTCTGATCCGAGGCTACATGGCAATGGGTATGGTTTCAGAGGCTTGGGATGTTTTCCAACAAATGAAGCTGAAAGGACCTGCACCAGACTTTGGAACCTACTCCATGTTCATATCATGCCTCTGCAAGGCAGGTAGATCGGAGGGTGGGTTGCAGCTGATTCATGACATGTTGGAATGTGGTTTCATTCCCAGCACAGTAAACTTCATGACTGTtgtccatggtctaaatatggAGGGCAAGCATGGGCTAGCTGAATCTGTGCTCCGGTCAAAATGGCACTTGCGGAGGCAAAGAACCATCTCATATTAGTCTGCTTCTCTCATGCTCTCAAATATCTGTTGGGAGTTCCAACTTGGAGAGCAAGATTCTGTGTTCACTGTGCTTTAAAAGTTTATTTATTATAGGGCCTGAGGTCTCACAAGCTCCAAGACAGACTGTTTAAACATTGGATTCATTTCACAGCGCTGACAGCTTTCATGTACTTCCAGACAAATCTCCTAAACAACTTCCAACTCTATCTCTTCAAGCCTCTAACAAACTTAACTAATATTTAGATTTCGAGCCACTTGTGGACGCCTGCCTTTTCTTCCTGTGCTGGAACTTCCAGCTAAAGGTGTCCACAGCAGATCTTGAAATGAAATTGGGTTAATCAGCAAATGCTTTCTATGCTGATTAATAGTAAAACTCTTCTCATGTTAATTGGGTACATGAAAATTTCCATGCTGATTACAAATCCACCTTGACATTTGGCTTATGATGTTCTGATAATGGATCTGTCTATCCTGTTTCTACCTGACTAATTAAGACTATTTTGGGAATGGTATGTGTTAATCAAAGATAAAATGTTGCAAATGTTTTTCACTATCTGGAACAAGTCATGCCCTTATATAATTTTTATCCGCAATTATGTAACTTTCATACCTCTTCGAGAAAAACATCTCTACAGTGAACAATGCAGTGTCAAACAAATCATGCACTATCTGATTTATTAACACGTTGAAATTCTGCACGACTAGTTCTCACCAAGAAATATGAATTTTGTGCAGGGCTCTTCCTTcgctacctccagcagcagatgTTGGTGATGAGTTGTTTGGCAACAACAGAAATGCAAGGGCAATGAAGCCTCTCGGGGTCGATGTAAGGAGACCCAAGAGAAAAGTGAATGGCAGCCTAATCGCTATTGCTGTTTTGTCTACTTGTGTTGTGGACGCCTTCATTGGGAAGTACTACAGCAGAAAGAAGAAGGTGCCAACAGCCTCTAGTGGCTGATTATGAGTCATATTTATCCATAGTTATCAGTTTGTTAGGCTAGAGATATAGATGGATGAGTTGGTTAGGATAATTGCTTAGGGATCAAGTTGGTCGTCTCTATAAAAGAGACGCCTGTGTATCATCTGGAGGCAAGCAGAAGTAGAATCAATTGTCCAGAGCCTCCTAGGGAGGGCGAACTAGATCTGCTGCTGCACCATTATCATCAATAAACAGCCAGTTCTCTAGCCTTATCAACTTGCTGTCTGGCTGCATGGTTTCTGATACTCAATTTCAGGGGTCCAGGTGACATGGTTCAAGGATTTCCACATATTGTACTTCCAAAAATTTTCTATGTCATCTGGTACGTGCAGCTAGCCTGCTAATTTTCTAATAATTGCACCTTATTGGGATGTAATTTGCATAGCTGTTTGATTCATAGCAGATTGACACTTTACTATTTTCCAGTGAAGTGGTGCCAATTTGCTGTTGAAATTAACCATGTATTTTTAGTTGATACGAAAGTATTATTCATCAGTGCTTTCCTGAGGAAATTACTGGTTTGAAATGCCAGCCAACAGTGCTTGCAATAACTTTTCAGTTCAAAGGCTTTCTCTGCTGTTTCCACATTCTTGTATGTGCACTTTAGGCAGTACTAGTTATCCTTCTGAAATATCTGAAATGGTTGCAGGCAGAGGTCACACGCTTTTAGCCGGTGCTGGTCGCTATAGTTCATCTTTGTTGGAAAAAAATCCTGTGTGTGTCCAGGTTCACCTAGTGTCTAGGTTCATTGCTATTAGTGATAGCTAGATTTCAGCTTCTAGTTAAAAGAGAATAATATGCAGATCATGTGGGCATTGACTGCATTAATTAGGAGGATATCATGGGCAGGTTGCAGCCCTGTACCAGCTACCAGCTATATATATGTGAGAAAACGATGAAGGCAGAGTGGCCAGCATCACCAAAAACTACTTGTGCTTGTGTGCGAGTCCACCAGAGGAAAACTTGAGTGTGTCTGTGATAGATACCTAGAAAGTGAGGGGGTGATTCCCAACAATCTTCAGGTCCATCAGGTTCACTGGGCTCAACAGCTCAAGCATCGCAACATACACAGGGCAGGTAAAAACATTCAAATTTGTTGAGATTGATTGACAAGGCCACGGATAGCTTTGATGATTCAAAAGTATTTGGGGAAGGTAGCTTCGAATGTGCTACCAGGGCAACTTGAAGATGGAACGACGGTTGCAGTGAAGGTTCTGAAGAGATATGATGGTCAAGGTGAGCAAGAGTTCTTGCCTGAGGTTGAGACGCTGGGTCGTTTACATCATCGTAATTTAGAGCAATTCCAACAGCCGTGCCGTCTCCCTCTCCAAGTAAAAATTTAGCAAGTCTGGTGGAAAATTACGATCTAATAGAATTGCTATATGGATGGCCATCCCATCAGACTTGCTAAATATTCTCCCACACTTTCCAAACTTGCAAGCGAGTTTGGCTTACCAaatgtgcaaaatggagagTATGTTGCAGTGCGAAATGGAGAGGTTGTTGGAGTGATGGAGAGTGTATATTTTTAGAGAGGAAACTAGCTATTGAGATTTGAAGAGTGGGAAATGAATAGTCTGTTAGAACGAGCCACTCAATGTGGAGAGGAATATTTTTGCCAATTTGGATGAAGAGTCAAATGAAATGAAGAGTTAAAAATAGATAGTCTGTTAGTTGCTCTGTATTGAGGAGAATGTGTGGTCTTGTATACGTGCTTCTTCCAAATGGTGGTATAGAATCCGCCTTTACACAGCATGTATATGCCTATCATCAAGGACACGTGGAAGTTACAAGAATTGACTTAAATCAATgtgttttatttgtttttctgTTTGCTCACTGTAGGACTGGATCATGAGACAGCTCCACCTCCACTTGATTGGATTTCCCATATGAAGATAGCCCTTGAGGCAGCGCGAGCATTCACATATCTACATGAAGATTCAAGCCCTGGTGTGATTCACCGTGATTTTAAATCAAGCAACATTCTTCTGGAGCATGATTTCACACCAAAGTGTCAGACTTTTGACTAGCCAAGACTGCAAGTTAGTATGCTGCAGCAGAGATCACGCCCATGTAAGAGGGTGCACATAATGGTAAATATACGCCAGTTAGCTCCTGACTAAGGAGCAAAACAGCTTTTCAATCGTGCAAAATGGGGGATGCAAACAACACTAGATTTTCAGACAACATGATGACACAACAGGATTGTAGGAAAtcagaaattatatatatttgatttGATACATGGAAGCAGATGCTGGTGATAAACAAAATACCACTAGTGAACTTAGCCTAGAAACTGAAACAACAGACGATGACTTCAGACAAGAGATGGACTCATACGCAGCATGCCTTAACGGCCATGCTCTTGTCCTTATCTCTGTATAATATTTGTAAATCCATTGGTCTGTGCCTCCGTAAACCATA
This window encodes:
- the LOC101767230 gene encoding putative pentatricopeptide repeat-containing protein At5g06400, mitochondrial: MARSAATRLLACSARPFRPSHHHHRAPRPLFLLPNSRSKITTSSSNLPRPSPGREPGPSLFHEISDIVAPAVSGAALRPELNDEACRDDHGAAGVRCAEGARGIAPERATAVSSSVFCNISNTGVLGGLPDTAESAVNPDIDNISEAVHRITEALRSQAPRSSMEQRLESLGVTYTPELVGKVLKRCFKVRQLGFWFFHWVKRFPGFRHTTETYNTMLYITGEARRFDIMEELVGEMDIEMCPKDIKTWTIILSSYGKAGDIGKMLSTFEVMRKSGCIRIDSKVYRTVLHALCNAEKPELALEFYKDIPRNMEVGTDILRLLMCCLATTDNAVEAVCSIRDDLIKGMKHPEEYCYMEALRSFCISGKLDEAWKVFQHMKSKSMASSSAFENLLRGLCKAGKMAEALQIVEYMKGTLGINSTTFAFLINGYLRKGEHTKALDLLQVMREHGCVPLVSSYTQLMQHLFSIDQYEEACGLFEEMLKNGVEPDIVTLTALIGGHVRSGHISEAWDAFRNINKSGQKPTLKAYTVFIQELCKASRPLEAVELLKEMLESDFRPSDGTFCRIISALRDKFYLEEGRNVERMWASFNLQSPSDGLQFKPLDGMDTVDKFGGVRKSNPKEKELGLEFMGYSSDQNGKLSSFSDDTHKKEQEQDYSDGDVEEICQILSSSDDWGSMQQALEMRSVHFSPNLVDAILKRCKRNSCAALQFFSWVGKRSYYMPTTKTYTTAMKLAGSAKDFKHMRYLYREMLRTGCFPTVDTWNVMVCQYGNAGLSEKALKTFHEMKQHGFVPDKTTYQHLIMYLTCSKGRKVDVAAIIFKEMCHAGHIPDNDIVFKYLSALCECRKIVDARSSVVSLCGRGLSVQVGYSIFLRSLCRADRMEEALSLFDCIEKHGCSRDQYMYGSLIHALLRRDQFEDAVAKLTEMKEAGIPQSTHMYTSFIVYYFHKRDVVKALDVLKEMKENGCEPTVVTHSALIRGYMAMGMVSEAWDVFQQMKLKGPAPDFGTYSMFISCLCKAGLFLRYLQQQMLVMSCLATTEMQGQ